The stretch of DNA TACCCTTCTCAACTATTGCGGAATAGGCACCGATTTTTTAGATTATACCGTGGACCGCAGCCCTCATAAGCAGGGTCACTTCCTGCCGGGTACTCATATTCCCGTTGAACACCCGGACAAGGTAAGAGAAACAAAACCGGATTATCTGGTCATTCTTCCCTGGAATCTCAAGGATGAGATCATGACCCAGATGAATTCCATTCGAGACTGGGGCGGTAAGTTCGTGGTACTGATACCGGAAGTGGAAGTAATTTCATGAAGTTCACGGAAACGAAGTTAAAGAACGCCTATGTTATTGAGATTGAACCCATACGAGACGAACGGGGTTTCTTCGCCCGGAGCTGGTGTAAAGAAGAGTTTGAAAAACAGGGGATCGATTTTACGATCGTTCAGTGCAACATTTCATATAACGAAAAGAAAGGCACACTTCGGGGGATGCATTATCAGATACCTCCTCATGAAGAAGGCAAGCTGGTATGCTGCACGAGGGGTGCCATCTACGATGTGATTATTGATCTGCGGCCGCTTTCCCCCACATATGGGCAATGGGATGCTGTTAAGCTCCATGCTGAACATCA from bacterium encodes:
- the rfbC gene encoding dTDP-4-dehydrorhamnose 3,5-epimerase, which translates into the protein MKFTETKLKNAYVIEIEPIRDERGFFARSWCKEEFEKQGIDFTIVQCNISYNEKKGTLRGMHYQIPPHEEGKLVCCTRGAIYDVIIDLRPLSPTYGQWDAVKLHAEHHTMVYIPKGCAHGFQTLEDKTEVFYQMSEFYYPECARGIRWDDPSFMINWPWTKKRTISKKDINYPLFEDPL